One Candidatus Campbellbacteria bacterium genomic region harbors:
- a CDS encoding CAP domain-containing protein — protein sequence MLHTMRKHLKDYFIPHQGNDHKPHMVRDVSIVALTTVLVLTFGFSVFQALLIRTSTEFTAAVVPAVLVDLANKDREGDGLSDLTVSPILEEAARMKAEHMAANEYFAHTSPDGLNPWYWFYRAGYNFVNAGENLAVNFVDSGDVEKAWMNSPGHRANIMNGLFTEIGIAAVPGHYKGKKTIFVVQLFGTPARVATPLSAQEPLPQSTLGNTQEVQGATVVQVESNTSSASVQPTESAPVATQDISLAQERIPAQGTNTAGASAQNEVMPVERIVHANAWDTFLSQPRAIVRWGYIIIGLALAFVTMLMVWYQVHRRHSREFSHGIALIILIVFLSYFNYLLLAKELLIM from the coding sequence ATGCTACATACTATGCGAAAACATCTCAAAGATTATTTTATTCCACATCAGGGCAATGATCACAAGCCACACATGGTTCGTGATGTAAGTATTGTTGCGTTGACAACCGTGTTGGTTCTTACGTTTGGATTTTCTGTTTTTCAGGCACTGCTTATTCGTACAAGTACAGAGTTTACTGCAGCTGTTGTTCCTGCAGTACTTGTTGATTTAGCAAATAAAGATCGAGAAGGAGATGGGCTCTCTGACTTAACTGTAAGTCCTATTTTGGAAGAAGCAGCACGCATGAAAGCAGAGCACATGGCGGCGAATGAGTATTTTGCCCACACAAGTCCTGATGGTTTGAATCCCTGGTACTGGTTTTATCGAGCAGGATACAATTTTGTGAATGCTGGAGAAAATTTGGCAGTTAACTTTGTTGATTCAGGTGATGTTGAAAAAGCGTGGATGAATTCTCCAGGGCACCGTGCAAACATCATGAATGGATTGTTTACTGAAATTGGTATTGCTGCTGTTCCGGGACACTACAAAGGTAAAAAAACTATTTTTGTCGTACAACTTTTTGGAACACCTGCACGTGTTGCTACGCCGTTAAGTGCGCAAGAACCACTGCCACAGTCAACGTTGGGAAATACTCAAGAAGTTCAAGGGGCAACAGTTGTGCAAGTTGAATCGAACACATCGAGTGCGTCAGTACAACCAACGGAATCTGCTCCTGTGGCAACACAAGACATTTCGTTGGCTCAAGAGCGTATACCTGCACAGGGAACAAACACAGCGGGCGCATCGGCGCAAAATGAAGTAATGCCTGTGGAGCGTATAGTACATGCAAATGCGTGGGATACCTTTTTATCACAGCCACGAGCCATTGTTCGATGGGGATACATTATCATTGGACTCGCTCTCGCATTCGTTACGATGCTTATGGTGTGGTATCAGGTACATCGTAGGCACTCGCGTGAATTTTCACACGGTATTGCACTCATTATTTTGATTGTCTTTTTGTCGTACTTCAACTACCTACTTCTTGCAAAAGAGTTACTCATTATGTAA
- the tsaD gene encoding tRNA (adenosine(37)-N6)-threonylcarbamoyltransferase complex transferase subunit TsaD — protein sequence MPSCSVLGTGLYSQASKHAEFGGVFPNLAKREHQLNLVPMLTLALQNAGGNIKYQITNEKHDASTFDILSSILDREPELLIQLKQYFTEHPENPGFDAIAVTQGPGLEPALWVGISFAKALSFFWNIPLVPVNHMEGHILSVLMNGEKNPKSEIRNPKIEFPTVALLVSGGHTELVCVRDWGTYELIGQTRDDAVGEAFDKVARLLGLPYPGGPQISALAEISRTNAQKTQINTNTNSRVSASDSRTSAIHLPRPMINSEDFDFSFAGLKTAVLYTVKKIGELSDDQKKEIAREFEDAAIEVLVAKTKKALELYNAPTLIIGGGVVANTYLRDEMKKMLAQEFPDVTLLLPTHELSTDNAVMIGIAGYIAYTKNSNGYGVFLPAHDTLRAHGTLRLHNE from the coding sequence ATGCCCTCCTGTAGCGTTTTAGGCACAGGACTCTACTCGCAGGCCTCAAAACACGCCGAATTTGGTGGTGTCTTCCCTAACCTTGCAAAACGGGAGCACCAGCTCAACTTGGTACCAATGCTTACACTTGCCCTTCAAAACGCAGGGGGCAATATCAAATATCAAATAACAAATGAAAAACACGACGCTTCCACATTCGACATTTTATCTTCCATCCTCGATCGTGAACCAGAGCTCCTCATTCAACTCAAACAATACTTCACAGAGCATCCTGAAAATCCTGGGTTTGATGCGATAGCGGTTACACAAGGTCCCGGTCTTGAACCCGCACTTTGGGTTGGTATTAGTTTTGCAAAAGCACTTTCTTTCTTTTGGAATATTCCACTTGTTCCTGTTAACCACATGGAAGGACACATCCTCTCCGTGTTGATGAACGGAGAAAAAAATCCGAAATCCGAAATCCGAAATCCGAAAATAGAATTTCCTACGGTTGCGCTTCTTGTGTCGGGTGGACACACGGAACTTGTTTGTGTGCGCGACTGGGGCACCTACGAACTCATAGGACAAACACGCGATGACGCCGTGGGAGAGGCGTTTGATAAAGTCGCACGTCTCCTCGGACTTCCCTATCCTGGCGGACCTCAGATTTCGGCTCTTGCCGAAATCTCGCGAACGAACGCACAAAAAACACAAATAAACACCAATACAAATTCGCGTGTATCTGCGTCTGATTCGCGTACATCTGCGATTCATCTCCCTCGTCCCATGATCAATTCTGAAGATTTTGACTTTTCTTTTGCAGGACTCAAAACCGCAGTACTCTACACTGTCAAAAAAATCGGCGAACTCTCCGATGATCAAAAAAAAGAAATTGCGAGAGAATTTGAAGACGCCGCTATTGAAGTGCTCGTTGCAAAAACAAAAAAAGCTCTCGAGCTCTACAATGCACCAACACTCATTATTGGTGGCGGTGTTGTCGCAAACACCTACCTGCGTGACGAGATGAAAAAAATGCTCGCACAAGAATTTCCTGATGTTACCCTACTTCTCCCTACGCACGAACTCTCGACTGACAACGCAGTTATGATAGGTATTGCTGGCTATATTGCCTATACAAAAAACTCCAATGGGTATGGAGTTTTTCTACCCGCACACGACACACTTCGTGCACACGGCACACTACGTTTACATAATGAGTAA
- a CDS encoding nucleotidyltransferase encodes MSIPLSQLETWSNQGATVSSKTTHESIRCALTHDLSPLKDRISSGSVKIYLQGSYKNDTNIRADSDVDVVVELTTTFGHNAHELPYEQKTAHDQAYSSAIYDWQDLRRDVISALESYYAVANVDTSGNKSIKILPTSGRLKADVVPVINYRKYDYFFGSDTHSSEEGVKFYHRTTNRAIVNYPEHHFKNGAQKHQNTQNQFKQVVRIIKNARNYLVDKGLLDKEKAPSYFLQSLIYNVPNSCFSNDLSASTRSVLNYLYTNPIDDFMCQNGLIPLFGTSGEQWNTDDAVATIVALVDLWDNWYER; translated from the coding sequence ATGTCTATACCTCTTTCTCAATTAGAAACATGGTCGAACCAAGGTGCTACTGTGTCATCTAAAACAACTCACGAATCTATACGTTGTGCACTTACTCACGATCTTTCGCCACTGAAAGATCGTATTAGTAGTGGTTCTGTAAAAATTTATTTACAAGGTTCTTATAAAAACGACACAAATATTAGGGCGGATAGCGATGTTGATGTTGTCGTTGAGCTTACAACTACGTTTGGTCATAATGCACATGAACTTCCTTATGAACAAAAAACTGCTCATGATCAAGCATACAGTAGCGCTATTTACGATTGGCAAGATTTGCGACGAGATGTTATTTCGGCACTCGAAAGCTACTATGCTGTAGCTAATGTTGATACAAGCGGAAATAAATCTATTAAAATTCTACCAACATCGGGTCGCTTAAAAGCGGATGTGGTACCAGTAATTAATTATCGTAAGTATGACTATTTTTTCGGATCTGACACACATAGTTCAGAGGAAGGTGTAAAATTTTATCACCGAACAACCAATAGAGCCATTGTAAATTACCCTGAACATCATTTCAAAAATGGTGCACAAAAACATCAAAATACTCAAAATCAATTTAAGCAGGTTGTAAGAATTATAAAAAACGCTCGAAATTATCTTGTTGACAAAGGTCTTCTAGATAAAGAAAAGGCACCATCGTATTTTTTACAAAGCTTAATTTACAATGTACCAAACTCTTGTTTCTCTAACGATTTATCTGCGTCAACAAGATCTGTTTTAAATTATTTATACACTAACCCAATTGACGATTTCATGTGTCAAAATGGTCTTATACCACTTTTTGGCACGTCAGGAGAGCAATGGAATACTGACGATGCTGTAGCGACAATAGTTGCACTTGTTGATCTTTGGGATAATTGGTACGAAAGATAA
- a CDS encoding DUF2188 domain-containing protein has protein sequence MAKNIHTVFNSDRHMWENKAEKSSTPLSSHHTKENALNRAENIAEKAKVEHFIHGKDGKIQERNSYGNDPFPPRG, from the coding sequence ATGGCAAAAAATATACATACAGTTTTCAATTCAGATCGTCACATGTGGGAAAATAAAGCAGAAAAATCTTCTACTCCACTTTCTTCACATCACACAAAAGAGAATGCTCTCAATAGAGCAGAAAATATTGCTGAAAAAGCAAAGGTTGAACATTTTATTCACGGTAAAGATGGAAAGATTCAGGAACGTAATAGTTACGGCAACGATCCATTCCCACCTAGGGGCTAA